DNA sequence from the Alteribacter lacisalsi genome:
GTCAGCGCTATTGTTTTTGAAGGATTAAATAGATGTACAATTGAAAGAAACGTCTCCCATGCGGAGACAATCTTTATCAGGAATGAGTAGGATTGTGGTGGAAATTTGGTAAATCAACCGGAATATTCATTGGTTCTGATCCCCTTACAATGTATAATGGTGGTAAAGGGGAACAGCCTGGTTACATACTTTAGAAAAGGTAGTGAAGAGATGGGGAAAAAATTGAAACAGACGGCAGCAGCAGTTATTGCTGGTATTGCAGTATGGGCAGCCGGCAGCGGACAGGGGTTTGCAGAAGAAAATGACACGGTGACAATGGGTGTACACAGTGAAAAGGAAAGTGCCCTTGCAGAGCGTGAGTGGCCGGAGCGGGTCGCCAGGTTTACCTTTGATTCAGGGTATACATTTGAATATCCGGATGCAGTCCGGGGTATATTTGTGACAGCTCACTCAGCCGGCGGAGCTCGGATGGATACGCTGGTTGATATGATGGACAATACCGATCTCAATGCGATGGTCATTGATGTTAAGGATGACGACGGCTGGCTGACATTCAAGCCTGAAGAAGAGAGTCCTTACAGTGATATCGCTCAGAACTTTATCAGCAATCCAACGGCCATGATGGAGCGTCTTGAAGAGCATGAAATCTACCCGATTGCACGGATCGTTGTGTTCAAGGATACGGTTCTGGCTGAAAAACGTCCGGAATGGTCATTCACTAACGATGACGGCTCCGTCTGGAAAAACCGCCGCGGTGAAGCATTCGTGAATCCATTTCTTAAAGAGGTCTGGGATTACAATGTAGATATTGCCATTAAAGCAGCGGAGATGGGCTTTCAGGAAATTCAGTTTGACTATGTTCGTTATCCGGAAGGATTTGAGCGCAGAGACGAAGACCTGAACTATGATGTAGGTGATTATAAAGACAGTGAAGGGGACAATGTGCAGCGCCGTGTGGATGCTGTAACGGACTTTGTAGCTTATGCAAACGAGCGTCTTCAGGCATACGATGTAGACGTGAGTGTCGATATTTTCGGTTATACGGCTACACTTCCGGAAGCACCAGGGATCGGTCAGAACTTTACCCGGATTTCCGAGAACGTGGACGTGATCAGTTCCATGATCTACCCAAGTCACTGGACCGCTCATTTTGGTCTGGACAAGCCTGACCTTTATCCGTACGAACTTGTGACAGAGTACATTAAACTGGAAAATGAAAAACTTGCTGAACTCGATGAACCGCCTGTTTCGAGACCATGGCTTCAGGACTTTACTGCCTCCTACCTCGGTTCCGGGAACTTCATTCCATACGGTGCAGAAGAAGTTGAAGCACAGATTCGTGCACTTCATGAAAACGGCGTAGATGAGTACCTTCTCTGGAATGCAGGGAATCGTTATACAGAAGGCGTCAATTTCCTCGCTGGAAAAGAAGATTAAACAGCACTGCTTATAGAAAACCGACGAAGAACAGTTTCGTCGGTTTTCTTTTTGTGTAGGAGACTATAAATTCAATGTTGTGGATAAGTGTTATCTCTACTTGTTTCGCTTCACGCCGGCAGTGAGACTCCTGCGGCAGTAGGTTGGCAGGGTGAGATCCCGCAGGGCGTCACCGCCGCGGAAAGCGACCGGACGGCGTGAAGCGAAGCTTTTCTTGTTTATAGGCGCGTAAGCTTTTGTTCTTAGTCATAATGTGCTGGTCACAAAAATTCAATCAAAGAATATACAAAAAGGGGTTGAATAAATATCGTTATGAATTTATAATCATAAACATGTTATTCAAACCAAGGAGGACTGTACGATGAGAATTTTTAAAC
Encoded proteins:
- a CDS encoding putative glycoside hydrolase codes for the protein MGKKLKQTAAAVIAGIAVWAAGSGQGFAEENDTVTMGVHSEKESALAEREWPERVARFTFDSGYTFEYPDAVRGIFVTAHSAGGARMDTLVDMMDNTDLNAMVIDVKDDDGWLTFKPEEESPYSDIAQNFISNPTAMMERLEEHEIYPIARIVVFKDTVLAEKRPEWSFTNDDGSVWKNRRGEAFVNPFLKEVWDYNVDIAIKAAEMGFQEIQFDYVRYPEGFERRDEDLNYDVGDYKDSEGDNVQRRVDAVTDFVAYANERLQAYDVDVSVDIFGYTATLPEAPGIGQNFTRISENVDVISSMIYPSHWTAHFGLDKPDLYPYELVTEYIKLENEKLAELDEPPVSRPWLQDFTASYLGSGNFIPYGAEEVEAQIRALHENGVDEYLLWNAGNRYTEGVNFLAGKED